In Deltaproteobacteria bacterium, the following proteins share a genomic window:
- a CDS encoding AbrB/MazE/SpoVT family DNA-binding domain-containing protein codes for MEKTTAKVFVSGRSQAVRIPKKFRFNTNEVFVEREGDRIVLTPKPKSWDQYFARGKPFSDDFPDHIEDLLPEEREGF; via the coding sequence ATGGAAAAAACAACAGCAAAGGTGTTTGTGAGCGGAAGGAGTCAGGCCGTCCGTATTCCAAAGAAGTTCCGTTTTAATACCAACGAAGTTTTTGTTGAGCGGGAAGGAGATCGTATAGTCCTCACACCCAAGCCAAAGTCTTGGGATCAATATTTTGCCAGAGGAAAGCCTTTTAGTGATGACTTTCCAGATCATATTGAAGATTTATTGCCTGAAGAACGTGAGGGGTTTTGA
- a CDS encoding DJ-1 family protein: MSQKSVLVIIAPGFEELEAVAVIDILRRAGLEVVSAGTVSGPIRSARNVVILPDKLLDEVAEEAFDLIVMPGGLDGTENLARDRRVVKMLQEQLASSRPVGAICAAPTVLDRHGLAPGKTITCHPTCRDAIQGARLSEDRVVRDGLLVTSQGPGTAIEFALKLVELLMGRDKMLEVNTGVLARID; the protein is encoded by the coding sequence ATGTCACAAAAGAGTGTTTTGGTCATTATTGCACCTGGTTTTGAGGAGCTCGAGGCAGTAGCCGTTATTGATATCCTGAGGAGGGCGGGACTGGAGGTTGTATCTGCAGGAACGGTTTCAGGGCCAATCAGATCGGCCCGCAATGTCGTGATTCTGCCCGATAAGTTACTCGATGAGGTGGCAGAAGAGGCCTTTGACTTGATCGTCATGCCGGGTGGTTTGGACGGCACTGAAAACCTTGCCAGGGACCGAAGAGTAGTAAAGATGCTTCAAGAACAGCTGGCCTCCAGCAGGCCCGTCGGGGCAATATGTGCCGCCCCGACCGTTCTGGATCGACACGGCCTTGCACCGGGGAAGACCATTACATGCCATCCGACATGCCGGGATGCGATACAGGGAGCCAGGCTTTCTGAAGACCGGGTGGTCCGGGATGGTCTCCTGGTGACGAGCCAGGGTCCAGGTACGGCCATCGAGTTCGCCTTGAAGCTCGTTGAACTGCTTATGGGTAGAGACAAGATGCTCGAGGTAAATACCGGGGTGCTGGCCCGAATCGATTAA
- a CDS encoding bifunctional homocysteine S-methyltransferase/methylenetetrahydrofolate reductase, which translates to MKDNFAEHLKEKVVLGDGAFGTYLFEKGVDLAKNTDLLNISDPDLVYSIHEEYIRAGSELIETNTFGANRFKMLKVGREHRVREINLRGAELACRAAGDEIFVAGSIGPTGVKFPLESDETESGTVQKAFVEQMTALLEGGVDLFIIETFTYLDELLLAIEAAKKIAPDIPVVAQMVYPFNGRTAIGLDALACGRATAAAGATVVGTNCGRGVKAMLSAVERLSSLKDEVFLSAFPNAGLPEVVEHRMVYSTPPSYMAEKVTEMVKLGVRLIGGCCGTTPDHIREFRKHLRLKRHKAVSVAAAVEKSSDLPEDRKDSIGRGGMIESLRPGRIPVLVEVDPPRHLDIEGILTGARALVEAGADAITLAEHPLAVLRADNLSLAHRIREETGIQTVLHLTCRDRNALGLQAQIMGAHILGLEAILAVTGDPATSTDQPGVSGVFDVRSFGLVQMISRFNRGLNMAGASMKKRTNFSIGVAFSYHPANPDLQISRLERKVDLGAHFAMTQPIFDRDVVESMMEQTQHLDLLIFTGIFPLISARNADFLHNEIPGISIPTEVRKHLWKYEKVEDQRKAALDLTRKLIADITPFADGLYLISPLNKWEIPLTLVKEVRASGH; encoded by the coding sequence ATGAAAGATAACTTCGCAGAACACCTTAAAGAGAAAGTCGTGTTGGGGGACGGCGCCTTTGGGACCTATCTCTTTGAAAAAGGAGTGGACCTCGCAAAGAATACCGATTTGCTCAACATCAGCGATCCGGACCTGGTCTATTCCATTCATGAAGAATACATCCGGGCCGGGAGCGAGCTCATTGAGACCAACACCTTTGGCGCCAATCGTTTCAAAATGCTCAAGGTCGGCCGGGAGCACAGGGTGCGGGAAATCAACCTCAGGGGGGCTGAGCTGGCATGCCGGGCTGCAGGAGATGAAATCTTTGTGGCCGGATCCATCGGCCCTACAGGTGTAAAGTTCCCGCTTGAGAGTGATGAGACTGAATCCGGCACGGTGCAGAAGGCCTTTGTCGAACAGATGACTGCCCTGCTTGAAGGCGGGGTGGATCTTTTCATTATCGAGACCTTTACCTACCTGGACGAGCTGCTTTTGGCCATTGAAGCAGCAAAAAAGATTGCGCCCGATATCCCGGTTGTGGCCCAGATGGTCTACCCGTTCAACGGGCGGACAGCCATCGGCCTGGACGCCCTGGCCTGCGGAAGGGCGACAGCCGCTGCAGGAGCCACAGTCGTTGGCACCAATTGCGGACGGGGAGTCAAGGCCATGCTATCGGCAGTTGAGCGGCTGTCTTCCCTCAAAGATGAAGTTTTCCTTTCGGCGTTCCCCAATGCCGGGCTCCCTGAAGTCGTGGAACACCGCATGGTATATTCGACACCGCCGTCCTATATGGCTGAGAAGGTGACAGAAATGGTCAAGCTCGGGGTCAGGTTGATCGGCGGATGCTGCGGCACTACGCCGGACCATATCCGTGAATTCAGAAAGCACCTCCGCCTCAAGAGACACAAAGCCGTATCGGTCGCAGCCGCTGTTGAAAAATCCTCTGATTTGCCCGAAGACAGAAAGGACTCGATCGGCAGGGGCGGAATGATCGAGAGCCTGAGACCAGGCCGCATCCCTGTGCTTGTGGAAGTGGATCCTCCCAGGCATCTGGATATAGAAGGAATTCTCACGGGCGCACGTGCCCTGGTCGAGGCCGGTGCAGATGCCATCACCCTTGCCGAACATCCCCTGGCCGTTCTCCGGGCGGACAATCTGTCTCTCGCGCACAGGATAAGGGAGGAAACCGGGATCCAGACAGTGCTGCACCTGACTTGCCGGGATCGCAATGCCTTGGGTCTCCAGGCACAGATCATGGGAGCCCACATCCTCGGGCTGGAAGCCATTCTGGCTGTCACCGGAGATCCGGCCACATCCACGGATCAGCCCGGAGTAAGCGGCGTGTTTGATGTCCGCTCCTTTGGCCTGGTGCAGATGATAAGCCGGTTCAACCGTGGACTGAACATGGCAGGTGCCTCAATGAAAAAGCGGACCAATTTTTCTATTGGTGTGGCCTTCAGCTATCACCCTGCAAATCCTGATCTGCAAATCAGCAGATTGGAACGAAAGGTCGATCTGGGTGCACATTTTGCAATGACTCAGCCGATTTTTGACCGGGATGTCGTGGAATCCATGATGGAACAGACGCAACACCTGGACCTCTTGATTTTCACAGGTATTTTTCCTCTGATATCCGCCAGGAATGCGGACTTTCTGCACAACGAAATCCCGGGTATTTCAATTCCCACGGAGGTTCGAAAGCATCTGTGGAAGTACGAAAAGGTCGAGGACCAGCGCAAGGCGGCCCTGGACCTCACCAGAAAGCTGATTGCCGACATCACTCCGTTCGCTGACGGACTCTATCTGATCAGTCCTCTCAACAAATGGGAGATCCCGCTGACGCTGGTCAAGGAAGTAAGGGCCTCCGGGCACTGA
- a CDS encoding CRISPR-associated protein Cas6: MEVRRGRGLEEFHFSRFIFSARCRTTISLPSYSGSTLRGGFGHAFRRTVCAIRGKECRDCLLRDRCIYAYVFETPVPDDAQMMRKYTVAPHPFILEPAPDNQRTCKEGEDISFGLTLVGRAIDYLPYFIYTLDELGRIGIGKGRGKYELREVLEENPPGQEQGKGRVIYRGDDKMLVQTKGPVRWSDILTSSPAPSAEMRISFITPTRIKYQNRLTKDLEFHVLFRNLLRRISLLSYFHCRHRLDDQGFKDLIERAGHIKTVKRALYWHDWERWSNRQETRMKLGGFMGEITYEGDFEPFWPYIRLGEYIHVGKGSSFGLGRYGIEK, encoded by the coding sequence TTGGAGGTGAGAAGGGGCCGCGGCTTGGAAGAATTCCACTTTTCCAGATTCATCTTTTCTGCCAGGTGCAGGACCACGATCTCTTTGCCATCCTACTCCGGCTCTACCCTCCGCGGTGGCTTCGGCCATGCCTTCCGGCGTACCGTCTGTGCCATTAGAGGCAAGGAATGCAGAGATTGTCTCCTGAGAGACCGGTGTATCTATGCCTATGTCTTTGAGACTCCCGTCCCGGATGATGCACAGATGATGCGAAAGTACACCGTGGCCCCACACCCTTTCATCCTTGAGCCCGCCCCGGACAATCAGAGGACCTGCAAGGAGGGAGAAGATATCTCCTTCGGCCTGACCCTGGTCGGCCGTGCAATAGACTATCTGCCATACTTCATCTACACGCTTGACGAGCTCGGCCGGATCGGCATCGGAAAAGGCAGGGGAAAGTATGAGCTGAGAGAGGTGCTTGAAGAAAATCCCCCCGGCCAGGAACAAGGGAAAGGCAGGGTCATCTACCGCGGCGATGACAAGATGCTCGTCCAAACCAAAGGTCCTGTGCGCTGGTCTGACATATTGACGTCCTCACCAGCACCTTCGGCTGAAATGCGTATCTCCTTCATCACACCCACGCGGATCAAGTATCAAAACCGGCTGACAAAAGACCTTGAATTCCATGTCCTCTTCAGGAACCTCCTGAGGCGTATCTCACTCCTTTCCTACTTCCATTGCAGACACAGGCTCGATGACCAAGGATTCAAAGACCTGATCGAACGGGCCGGGCACATAAAAACTGTCAAGCGCGCTCTTTACTGGCATGACTGGGAACGCTGGTCCAACCGCCAGGAAACCCGCATGAAGCTGGGCGGATTCATGGGAGAGATTACATATGAGGGCGATTTTGAGCCGTTCTGGCCGTATATCAGGCTGGGTGAATATATCCATGTGGGAAAGGGGAGCAGCTTCGGGCTGGGGAGGTATGGGATAGAGAAGTGA
- a CDS encoding type II toxin-antitoxin system PemK/MazF family toxin — protein sequence MDIKRYEIYFADLNPTIGSEIKKVRPVVIISQDEMNKYLETVVICPLTSRLHPQWRTRLQIKCSNKNAEIAVDQIRTISKLRLKNKINKLSETEAAQLRMLITDMYGE from the coding sequence TTGGATATTAAAAGATATGAAATATATTTCGCTGATCTCAATCCCACTATAGGAAGCGAAATTAAAAAAGTACGTCCCGTTGTCATAATTAGCCAAGATGAAATGAATAAATATCTAGAAACCGTTGTCATATGTCCCTTAACCTCAAGGCTGCATCCACAATGGAGAACCCGCCTTCAGATAAAATGCTCGAATAAAAATGCTGAAATAGCAGTTGACCAAATACGCACTATCAGCAAACTACGATTAAAAAATAAAATTAATAAGTTATCAGAGACCGAAGCTGCTCAATTACGTATGCTGATAACTGATATGTATGGCGAATAG
- a CDS encoding ribosome biogenesis GTPase Der, whose protein sequence is MKNKKIMPKVALIGRPNVGKSTLLNRLTRTRDALVDSTPGVTRDRHYAELKWDGLTMQLIDTGGMESPGTDRMSRIVHEQSLRAAKESDLLLTILDAGEGLTLADREIIDTIRSFNKPYLIVINKVDGPSREAGLGEFYESGVDEIIPVSAEHGRGINALMTRVVDVLKHIGRPLSEEGLAQELREDEEQPIKVALIGRPNTGKSSLLNRLVGEPRMIVTDVPGTTRDAIDTLLQRPAGKDILLTDTAGIRRKARTRNKIEKFSIIKAINVIKACDIVLIVMDISEGITDQDKRLIGYTERYGRACITLFNKWDLICQDHSLMKLRSRELEQAKRFISYSPHLNISALTGKGVNRILSLIDNVYTDFNALINTGSVNSVLRKAVAKRTPPVSRGRYLKLYYTTQVATKPPTFLLFANYPDFIPSQYKRFLTNQFREQLGLKQTPVRILFRRRERRP, encoded by the coding sequence TTGAAAAACAAAAAAATAATGCCAAAAGTTGCACTCATAGGACGTCCGAATGTAGGTAAATCTACACTTCTCAACCGGCTTACCCGCACGAGAGATGCACTGGTAGATTCGACTCCAGGTGTCACCAGAGACCGCCACTACGCCGAACTCAAATGGGATGGCCTTACAATGCAACTCATAGACACCGGCGGCATGGAGTCTCCGGGCACGGACCGCATGTCCCGGATTGTCCATGAGCAAAGCTTAAGGGCAGCAAAAGAATCTGACCTGCTTCTGACAATTCTGGATGCCGGGGAAGGCCTCACTCTGGCAGACAGGGAGATCATCGACACAATACGTTCATTTAATAAACCATATTTAATAGTAATAAACAAGGTGGACGGCCCTTCTCGCGAAGCCGGCCTGGGCGAATTTTACGAATCGGGTGTGGATGAAATCATTCCCGTCTCGGCTGAACACGGGAGGGGAATAAATGCCCTGATGACAAGAGTGGTTGACGTGCTTAAACACATAGGCCGGCCCTTATCTGAAGAGGGTTTAGCTCAGGAGCTCAGGGAAGATGAGGAACAGCCGATAAAAGTAGCGCTGATAGGCAGGCCGAACACTGGAAAATCCTCCCTGCTTAACAGACTGGTAGGCGAGCCTCGCATGATTGTCACCGATGTACCGGGTACTACCAGGGATGCCATAGACACGCTTCTTCAGCGACCTGCCGGAAAGGATATTCTGCTTACCGATACCGCGGGCATAAGGCGAAAAGCCAGGACCAGGAATAAAATTGAAAAATTCAGTATTATTAAGGCAATTAATGTGATCAAGGCCTGCGATATCGTGCTCATTGTAATGGATATCTCAGAAGGAATTACTGATCAGGATAAACGGCTGATTGGCTACACCGAAAGGTATGGACGGGCATGTATTACCCTGTTCAACAAATGGGACCTGATCTGCCAGGACCATTCATTAATGAAATTAAGATCCAGGGAACTGGAGCAGGCAAAGCGGTTCATTTCTTATTCTCCACACCTGAACATATCAGCGCTCACCGGGAAGGGTGTAAACCGGATTTTATCCCTGATAGACAATGTCTATACCGACTTTAATGCATTAATTAATACCGGCAGTGTCAACAGCGTCCTCCGGAAGGCAGTGGCAAAAAGGACTCCTCCTGTCTCCAGGGGGCGTTACCTGAAACTCTACTATACCACTCAGGTGGCAACGAAACCGCCTACTTTCCTCCTGTTCGCGAACTACCCGGACTTTATACCATCTCAATATAAACGATTCCTGACGAACCAGTTCCGCGAGCAACTGGGTCTGAAGCAGACTCCTGTTCGAATACTTTTTCGCAGGAGAGAGAGACGTCCCTGA
- a CDS encoding quinolinate synthase, producing the protein MSDESLIGEIRALAQKKNAIILAHNYQVPGVQDIADLTGDSLALSIQASKTEADMIIFCGVRFMAETAAIVCPDKKVILPVKDAGCGMADMLNAAELRAEKAKYPGVPVVTYVNSTAEVKAESDICCTSANAVQVVRSLKTPEVLMTPDKNLAMWAQRHTDQKIHYWLGYCPIHNELTVDQVKKAKAAHPGALLMAHPECLPEVLDMADAVRSTSGMLAFAAGSNAKEFIVATEIGLLHTLKKQNPGKRFYAASSEMICKDMKKTGLKELLQALQTEEPVIIVPEPVRLRALKAVERMMAVPRD; encoded by the coding sequence ATGTCCGATGAAAGTCTAATTGGAGAAATCCGTGCATTGGCACAGAAAAAAAATGCTATCATCCTTGCTCACAATTACCAGGTGCCCGGGGTCCAGGACATCGCGGATCTCACGGGGGATTCTCTGGCCTTGAGTATCCAGGCCTCAAAGACCGAAGCCGATATGATAATATTTTGCGGAGTCCGTTTCATGGCTGAGACCGCTGCCATTGTTTGCCCGGACAAAAAAGTGATACTGCCTGTTAAAGATGCGGGCTGCGGTATGGCGGATATGCTGAACGCTGCGGAACTCAGGGCTGAAAAAGCAAAGTATCCAGGTGTGCCTGTGGTCACATATGTTAATTCTACAGCCGAAGTCAAGGCAGAGAGCGACATCTGTTGCACCTCAGCCAATGCGGTGCAGGTCGTAAGGTCCTTAAAGACTCCTGAAGTCCTTATGACCCCGGACAAGAATCTGGCGATGTGGGCACAGAGACATACGGATCAAAAAATCCATTACTGGCTTGGCTACTGTCCGATTCACAATGAACTGACAGTTGACCAGGTAAAGAAAGCAAAGGCCGCCCATCCCGGGGCCTTGCTGATGGCCCACCCGGAGTGTCTTCCGGAGGTGCTGGACATGGCGGATGCGGTAAGAAGCACAAGCGGCATGCTGGCCTTTGCGGCAGGATCCAATGCGAAAGAATTCATCGTCGCCACAGAGATCGGGCTTTTACATACATTGAAGAAACAAAATCCGGGAAAGAGATTTTATGCAGCTTCTTCCGAGATGATATGTAAGGACATGAAAAAAACAGGCCTGAAGGAGTTGTTGCAGGCCCTTCAGACAGAAGAGCCCGTAATTATTGTGCCTGAACCGGTTCGTCTGAGGGCCCTCAAGGCCGTTGAACGCATGATGGCCGTGCCCAGGGACTGA
- a CDS encoding VapC toxin family PIN domain ribonuclease (stability determinant protein) has product MKYLLDTNVCIAIIKKRPEEVKAKLLKIPIGETGISSIVLAELWYGIRLSRKREHNEAALNEFLEYVTVLDWPEQAAPEYGMIRAHLKKKGTLIGANDLLIAAHALALDAVLVTDNVREFERIPGLKMENWISH; this is encoded by the coding sequence ATGAAGTACCTGCTGGATACAAACGTTTGTATTGCCATTATCAAGAAGCGCCCTGAAGAAGTAAAGGCAAAACTCTTGAAAATCCCAATCGGAGAAACTGGGATATCGAGTATCGTGCTGGCGGAACTGTGGTATGGAATCAGACTGTCCAGGAAGCGCGAACATAACGAGGCTGCGTTAAATGAATTTCTCGAGTATGTGACTGTATTGGACTGGCCGGAACAGGCCGCACCTGAATATGGAATGATTCGTGCGCATCTCAAGAAAAAAGGAACTCTTATCGGGGCCAACGATCTTCTGATCGCTGCTCATGCATTGGCGCTGGATGCAGTATTGGTTACGGATAATGTTAGGGAATTTGAGCGTATACCAGGCCTAAAAATGGAGAATTGGATCTCTCATTAG
- a CDS encoding AAA family ATPase — translation MLDLSEFFSIQASLLGRVSRSHSRFLRENVDWNSRLLGIVGARGTGKTTLLLQHLAEAEQDQRLLYVSADHIRLQASGLYEIASHFFRLGGETIMIDEIHKYANWSQEVKNLYDSFPTAKIFFSGSSTLALQKGKADLSRRAVFYNLPGLSFREYLSFAHGLEFQAVSLPELLQNHTIVASKLLKAGPILGHFNDYLDHGVYPFFLEGIDDYLPRLLNVLEKVLYEDIPAAIAIKTANVPVLKRMLWLVATSQPFTPNIERMSRNLKISKEYVYNYLDSLERAELLSGFFSSETGYRLVRKPSKIYMENTNLLRGVAGQLGGKDQAGTARETFFAHQLKSAGANVRIPSRGDFLVEGKYLFEIGGRTKGKSQVKDADNGFVVRDEIEVGFGNVIPLWLFGFLY, via the coding sequence ATGTTAGATCTAAGCGAATTTTTCAGCATCCAGGCAAGCTTGCTCGGCCGGGTTTCCCGGTCACACAGTCGCTTTCTCAGGGAAAATGTTGACTGGAACAGCCGCCTGCTGGGCATTGTCGGAGCCAGGGGGACAGGGAAGACAACCTTACTCCTTCAGCATCTGGCCGAGGCCGAACAAGACCAGCGCCTTTTGTATGTTTCTGCCGACCATATCCGGCTGCAAGCAAGCGGCCTTTATGAAATCGCCTCCCATTTCTTCCGCCTTGGCGGAGAGACTATTATGATAGATGAGATCCACAAATACGCCAACTGGTCGCAGGAAGTAAAGAATCTGTACGACTCCTTCCCAACCGCAAAGATATTTTTTTCAGGAAGTTCCACTCTTGCTCTGCAAAAAGGAAAAGCAGACCTTTCCAGGCGGGCTGTCTTTTACAACCTTCCAGGGCTTTCTTTTCGTGAATATCTATCCTTTGCCCATGGATTGGAATTTCAGGCGGTTTCCCTGCCGGAACTCTTACAAAACCATACGATAGTAGCCTCGAAACTTTTGAAGGCAGGGCCGATCCTTGGACACTTCAATGACTATCTCGATCACGGGGTCTATCCCTTCTTCCTGGAGGGGATAGATGACTATCTTCCCAGGCTTTTGAACGTCCTGGAGAAAGTGCTCTATGAAGATATTCCGGCAGCCATAGCCATTAAGACGGCAAATGTGCCCGTGCTGAAACGCATGTTATGGCTGGTAGCGACATCGCAGCCGTTCACACCTAATATTGAAAGAATGTCCAGGAACCTGAAAATCTCTAAGGAATACGTTTATAACTATCTCGATTCCCTGGAGCGAGCCGAACTACTTTCCGGATTTTTTTCCTCGGAGACAGGCTACCGACTCGTGCGAAAGCCTTCTAAGATATATATGGAAAACACGAACCTGCTAAGGGGGGTGGCCGGACAACTTGGCGGAAAGGATCAGGCAGGCACTGCGCGCGAAACCTTTTTTGCCCATCAACTGAAAAGCGCAGGCGCGAATGTCCGCATCCCGAGCCGTGGCGATTTCCTGGTGGAAGGGAAATATCTGTTTGAAATCGGCGGAAGAACCAAGGGGAAAAGTCAGGTTAAGGATGCTGATAATGGTTTTGTGGTGAGGGATGAAATTGAAGTCGGTTTCGGCAACGTAATTCCATTGTGGCTGTTCGGATTCCTGTATTGA
- a CDS encoding AbrB/MazE/SpoVT family DNA-binding domain-containing protein → MEKRIRARDIKLIPIGNSKGVRIPKVLLQKYGLNNSLLLEETDRGLLLRKKDENKLSWEDTYKAMADEKEDWGDFDTTLLDGLEDEGFGY, encoded by the coding sequence ATGGAAAAACGGATACGTGCAAGGGATATTAAATTGATCCCTATTGGAAATTCAAAAGGAGTTCGCATACCCAAGGTACTCCTTCAAAAATATGGCCTTAATAATTCCCTTTTGCTTGAAGAAACAGATAGGGGACTGCTTCTTCGAAAGAAAGATGAAAATAAACTTTCTTGGGAGGATACATATAAAGCCATGGCTGATGAAAAAGAAGATTGGGGCGATTTTGATACAACGCTTCTTGACGGATTGGAGGATGAAGGCTTTGGATATTAA
- a CDS encoding RNA polymerase subunit sigma-70 yields MTKKNGSGKALDKISALVARNGSEGLVPLSALEPLRQYLAEISQYPLLTREEEETLTKAYYETRDPELASRIVTANLRLVVKIALDFQKFWMQNFLDLVQEGNIGLMQAVRKFDPYKGVKFSYYSSFWIKAYILKFIMDNWRLVKIGTTQVQRKLFYNLRKEKGRLLALGFEPVPKLISDRLNVPEKDVIDMERRMGSWELSMDAPVKDDSEDKYLDFFAADETAVETKVAMEEIKARLKDHLADFNKQLRGKERVIFEERLLSEEPKTLQELGDIFGVSRERVRQIEVKLKKKLRTFLLKRIPDLDSYPEGIEGI; encoded by the coding sequence ATGACAAAGAAAAACGGATCCGGAAAGGCCCTGGACAAAATCTCTGCCCTGGTAGCCAGGAACGGTTCCGAGGGCCTTGTTCCCCTGTCGGCCCTTGAGCCTCTTCGACAATATCTTGCCGAGATCAGCCAGTATCCCTTGTTGACCAGAGAAGAAGAGGAGACTCTCACCAAGGCCTACTATGAGACACGAGACCCGGAACTGGCCTCCAGGATCGTGACTGCAAATTTGAGGCTGGTGGTAAAAATAGCCCTGGATTTTCAGAAGTTCTGGATGCAGAATTTTTTGGATCTCGTTCAGGAGGGAAACATAGGATTGATGCAGGCAGTAAGAAAGTTCGACCCGTATAAGGGTGTAAAATTTTCCTACTATTCTTCTTTCTGGATAAAGGCGTATATACTCAAGTTCATCATGGATAACTGGCGCTTAGTAAAGATCGGAACTACCCAGGTCCAGCGCAAGCTCTTTTATAACCTTCGCAAGGAAAAGGGCCGGCTTCTTGCTTTGGGATTTGAGCCGGTGCCAAAGCTTATTTCTGATCGTCTTAATGTCCCCGAGAAGGATGTGATTGACATGGAACGGCGTATGGGGTCGTGGGAGTTATCCATGGATGCCCCGGTCAAGGATGATTCTGAAGATAAATACCTGGATTTTTTTGCCGCTGACGAGACGGCGGTTGAAACCAAGGTTGCCATGGAAGAAATAAAGGCCAGGCTCAAGGATCATCTTGCAGACTTTAACAAGCAACTTCGGGGAAAAGAGCGGGTCATATTTGAAGAGCGGCTTTTGAGCGAGGAGCCAAAGACCCTCCAGGAGCTCGGGGATATCTTCGGGGTTTCAAGGGAAAGAGTGAGACAAATAGAGGTCAAGCTGAAAAAAAAGCTACGGACATTTCTTCTAAAAAGAATCCCGGACCTGGATTCTTATCCAGAGGGTATCGAAGGCATATGA
- a CDS encoding DUF1178 domain-containing protein yields the protein MITFDLRCDQDHTFEAWFQDREVFETQKERGLLTCPVCGSSNVRKIPSAVSIRTKSVGKDGDISESALNEMLNKIYTVVKKNTEDVGTAFAQEALKMHYGVIESRNIRGVATSEEEKTLKEEGISFIKIPVPGKNPAGGH from the coding sequence ATGATAACCTTTGATTTGCGCTGCGATCAAGATCATACCTTTGAAGCATGGTTTCAGGATAGGGAGGTATTTGAGACGCAAAAGGAGAGGGGTCTGCTGACTTGTCCCGTCTGCGGCAGTAGTAATGTACGGAAGATCCCCTCTGCGGTTTCAATACGCACAAAGTCCGTTGGGAAAGACGGCGATATCTCGGAATCTGCCTTGAATGAGATGCTGAACAAGATCTACACCGTGGTGAAAAAAAATACAGAAGATGTAGGAACTGCCTTTGCGCAAGAGGCCCTCAAAATGCATTACGGTGTGATTGAGAGCCGTAATATAAGAGGTGTTGCTACATCGGAGGAAGAAAAGACGCTGAAGGAAGAAGGAATTTCCTTTATAAAAATTCCAGTGCCTGGAAAAAATCCTGCAGGGGGTCATTGA
- a CDS encoding DUF2191 domain-containing protein, with the protein MTLSQLKTKKAVVETGLKLLVQIKKQERIKSLRGKLKWDGDLDAMRLDQ; encoded by the coding sequence ATGACACTCAGCCAGCTAAAAACCAAAAAAGCTGTTGTTGAGACAGGGCTTAAATTATTGGTTCAAATTAAAAAACAAGAACGGATCAAAAGCTTACGTGGAAAATTGAAATGGGATGGTGACCTTGATGCAATGAGGTTAGACCAGTGA
- a CDS encoding IS200/IS605 family transposase, producing the protein MSKEYRKGPHTIYDIQYHFVWVTKYRYHVLKGEVAFRTREIIRQTCEARNITILNGHVSRDHVHLHVSCPPELAPSKIVQYVKGRSSRLIQQEFPHLRKRYWGRHLWARGYFCATVGNVTEKMIAAYIASQEKASPKEAFTIAND; encoded by the coding sequence ATAAGCAAAGAATATCGCAAGGGGCCTCACACGATCTATGATATCCAGTATCATTTCGTATGGGTTACGAAATATCGTTATCATGTTTTGAAAGGAGAAGTGGCTTTTAGAACCAGGGAGATAATCCGTCAGACTTGTGAGGCCCGCAATATTACAATTCTTAATGGTCATGTTAGCAGGGATCATGTTCATCTGCATGTTTCATGTCCTCCAGAACTTGCTCCGAGCAAGATAGTTCAATATGTGAAAGGACGAAGTTCTCGACTGATTCAGCAAGAATTTCCGCATTTGCGTAAGAGATATTGGGGAAGGCATCTTTGGGCTCGCGGCTATTTTTGTGCAACAGTTGGGAATGTTACAGAAAAAATGATAGCCGCTTATATTGCAAGCCAAGAAAAGGCGAGCCCTAAAGAGGCCTTCACTATTGCTAATGACTAA